Proteins encoded together in one Musa acuminata AAA Group cultivar baxijiao chromosome BXJ3-6, Cavendish_Baxijiao_AAA, whole genome shotgun sequence window:
- the LOC135639940 gene encoding F-box/kelch-repeat protein SKIP20-like: MKEKRGREMERKEEGRQALIPGLPDDIALDCLARVPHRFHSGLRLVCYGWRDLATAPCFYQHRERIGAAEDLIFLVQALVKKGSGDGGEAKEEDEAENGCSAAVCSPPTYGLSMYNATEGSWHRVVMAEPVPLFAYVVAVGGKLVMVGGWDPVTLEPVAEVRVLDLARGEWRRGAAMTAARSFFACAAVAGRVYVAGGHDVGKNALREAEAYDAAADQWAAMPAMGEERDECKGVAAGGQFWAVSGYGTEEQGMFGGAAERYDEAAGEWRREEGVSEAAAEGGSGGGDAAYVGVARGRMWSVECGGGRRGVREYAGSGRGWKEVAPLPEGAMSRPCAAAMGGGERVFLMAATAEGNGSGPHRGWILEAGSANWARVETPVGFSGFAYSAAAVRL; this comes from the coding sequence atgaaggaaaaaagaggaagagagatgGAGAGAAAAGAAGAGGGAAGGCAAGCTTTGATACCGGGATTACCGGACGACATAGCTTTGGACTGCCTCGCCCGAGTCCCGCACCGATTCCACTCGGGTCTCCGACTCGTCTGCTACGGTTGGCGGGATCTGGCCACCGCCCCGTGCTTCTACCAGCACCGGGAGCGTATTGGGGCGGCGGAGGACCTGATCTTCCTCGTCCAAGCCCTCGTCAAGAAGGGCTCCGGAGACGGCGGCGAGGCTAAGGAAGAGGATGAGGCGGAGAATGGCTGCTCCGCCGCAGTGTGCAGCCCGCCGACCTACGGGCTGAGCATGTACAACGCGACCGAGGGGTCGTGGCACCGGGTGGTGATGGCGGAGCCGGTGCCGCTCTTTGCCTATGTCGTGGCGGTGGGCGGAAAGCTGGTGATGGTCGGGGGTTGGGACCCTGTGACCCTCGAGCCGGTGGCAGAGGTGCGGGTGCTGGATCTGGCgcggggggagtggcggcggggtGCGGCGATGACCGCGGCGCGCAGCTTCTTCGCGTGCGCGGCTGTGGCGGGGAGGGTGTACGTCGCCGGGGGCCACGACGTCGGGAAGAACGCGCTGCGGGAGGCGGAGGCGTACGACGCCGCGGCGGACCAGTGGGCTGCGATGCCGGCGATGGGGGAGGAGCGGGACGAGTGCAAGGGGGTGGCTGCGGGTGGGCAGTTCTGGGCGGTGAGCGGGTACGGGACGGAGGAGCAGGGGATGTTCGGCGGCGCAGCGGAGCGGTACGACGAGGCGGCAGGGGAGTGGCGGAGGGAGGAGGGGGtgtcggaggcggcggcggagggtgggagcggcggcggcgacgccgCGTACGTGGGGGTGGCCAGGGGGAGGATGTGGAGCGTGGAGTGCGGCGGGGGGAGGAGAGGGGTACGGGAGTACGCGGGGAGTGGAAGGGGATGGAAGGAGGTAGCGCCGCTGCCAGAGGGTGCGATGTCGAGGCCGTGCGCGGCGGCGATGGGCGGCGGGGAGAGGGTGTTCCTGATGGCGGCGACGGCGGAGGGGAACGGGAGTGGGCCCCACCGGGGGTGGATCCTGGAAGCGGGGTCCGCGAATTGGGCCCGAGTCGAGACCCCGGTCGGGTTCTCGGGATTCGCTTACTCGGCCGCCGCGGTCCGGCTTTAA
- the LOC135639927 gene encoding uncharacterized protein LOC135639927 isoform X1, whose translation MEAKKEIEVATERDAEVVLQVTGEGGNGGKEEERAAMDVSSRSRRVAALDAFRGLTIVMMILVDDAGGAYEQIDHSPWNGCTLADFVMPFFLFIVGVAIALALKRITQVSAAVKKIVIRTLKLLLWGLILQGGYSHAPDDLSYGVDMKKIRWCGILQRIALVYLLVALVEVVTTKIHPTTIGSGPFAMFNAYRWQWIFGCVAFVVYMATTYALYVPDWSFVFHREGDVNDGKRFVVKCGVRGHLDPACNAVGYVDRAVWGINHLYTQPVWIRSKDCSQSSPDMGPLKEDAASWCLAPFEPEGLLSSVSAILSGTVGVHYGHVLIHLKGHSERLKHWLLTGFGLLICGITLHFTNAIPLNKQLYSFSYVCFTAGSAGIVLSAFYVMIDVWGIRTPFLWLEWIGMNAMLVFVMAAQGIFPAFVNGWYYETPDNSLVHWIQRHVFVKVWHSERLGMLLYVLFAEIVFWAVVAGILHKLGLYWKL comes from the exons ATGGAAGCGAAGAAGGAGATCGAGGTAGCAACAGAGAGGGACGCCGAAGTCGTCCTACAAGTCACCGGAGAAGGTGGCAATGGTGGTAAGGAGGAGGAACGAGCAGCCATGGACGTCAGCAGCAGAAGCAGGAGAGTCGCAGCACTGGATGCATTCAGAGGCTTGACTATAGTC ATGATGATTCTGGTGGATGACGCCGGGGGAGCGTACGAGCAGATCGATCACTCGCCGTGGAACGGATGCACGCTTGCGGACTTCGTCAtgcccttcttcctcttcatcgTCGGCGTCGCCATCGCTCTCGCACTCAAG AGGATAACACAAGTCTCCGCTGCAGTAAAGAAAATTGTGATTAGAACACTGAAGCTTCTGTTATGGGGATTAATCCTGCAAG GTGGATACTCGCATGCTCCCGATGACCTCTCCTACGGCGTCGACATGAAGAAGATACGATGGTGCGGCATTCTCCAG AGAATAGCACTGGTGTATCTGCTGGTGGCTCTCGTAGAGGTTGTGACAACAAAGATCCATCCTACCACAATAGGCTCGGGGCCTTTTGCAATGTTCAATGCATATCGTTGGCAATG GATTTTTGGATGCGTTGCCTTTGTAGTTTACATGGCCACAACTTATGCACTTTATGTTCCGGACTGGAGCTTTGTTTTCCATAGAGAAGGTGATGTCAATGATGGAAAGAGATTTGTG GTGAAATGTGGTGTGAGAGGACACTTAGATCCAGCATGCAATGCAGTCGGCTATGTGGACAGAGCAGTCTGGGGAATCAATCATCTTTATACACAACCAGTGTGGATCCGATCTAAG GACTGTTCACAAAGTTCACCTGATATGGGTCCACTTAAAGAAGATGCAGCTTCGTGGTGTCTTGCTCCCTTTGAACCAGAAGGCTTGCTGAG TTCGGTATCAGCCATCCTTTCTGGAACAGTTGGAGTTCATTATGGCCATGTTTTAATCCATTTAAAG GGTCACTCGGAGAGACTTAAGCATTGGTTGCTGACGGGGTTTGGTCTTCTTATTTGTGGCATCACCCTTCACTTCACAAATG CTATTCCTCTCAACAAGCAACTGTATAGCTTTAGTTATGTCTGCTTCACAGCTGGGTCAGCAGGCATTGTTCTCTCAGCATTTTATGTAATG ATTGATGTATGGGGTATCAGAACACCATTCCTGTGGCTGGAGTGGATTGGCATGAATGCAATGCTTGTTTTTGTTATGGCAGCCCAAGGAATCTTCCCTGCATTTGTGAAtggatggtattatgaaactccaGATAATTCTCTT GTCCATTGGATCCAAAGGCATGTCTTTGTTAAAGTTTGGCATTCAGAGAGATTGGGGATGCTATTGTATGTGCTATTTGCTGAGATTGTCTTCTGGGCAGTAGTAGCAGGCATCTTGCACAAGCTGGGTCTCTACTGGAAACTCTGA
- the LOC135639927 gene encoding uncharacterized protein LOC135639927 isoform X2 — MEAKKEIEVATERDAEVVLQVTGEGGNGGKEEERAAMDVSSRSRRVAALDAFRGLTIVMMILVDDAGGAYEQIDHSPWNGCTLADFVMPFFLFIVGVAIALALKRITQVSAAVKKIVIRTLKLLLWGLILQGGYSHAPDDLSYGVDMKKIRWCGILQRIALVYLLVALVEVVTTKIHPTTIGSGPFAMFNAYRWQWIFGCVAFVVYMATTYALYVPDWSFVFHREGDVNDGKRFVVKCGVRGHLDPACNAVGYVDRAVWGINHLYTQPVWIRSKDCSQSSPDMGPLKEDAASWCLAPFEPEGLLSSVSAILSGTVGVHYGHVLIHLKGHSERLKHWLLTGFGLLICGITLHFTNAIPLNKQLYSFSYVCFTAGSAGIVLSAFYVMIDVWGIRTPFLWLEWIGMNAMLVFVMAAQGIFPAFVNGWSIGSKGMSLLKFGIQRDWGCYCMCYLLRLSSGQ; from the exons ATGGAAGCGAAGAAGGAGATCGAGGTAGCAACAGAGAGGGACGCCGAAGTCGTCCTACAAGTCACCGGAGAAGGTGGCAATGGTGGTAAGGAGGAGGAACGAGCAGCCATGGACGTCAGCAGCAGAAGCAGGAGAGTCGCAGCACTGGATGCATTCAGAGGCTTGACTATAGTC ATGATGATTCTGGTGGATGACGCCGGGGGAGCGTACGAGCAGATCGATCACTCGCCGTGGAACGGATGCACGCTTGCGGACTTCGTCAtgcccttcttcctcttcatcgTCGGCGTCGCCATCGCTCTCGCACTCAAG AGGATAACACAAGTCTCCGCTGCAGTAAAGAAAATTGTGATTAGAACACTGAAGCTTCTGTTATGGGGATTAATCCTGCAAG GTGGATACTCGCATGCTCCCGATGACCTCTCCTACGGCGTCGACATGAAGAAGATACGATGGTGCGGCATTCTCCAG AGAATAGCACTGGTGTATCTGCTGGTGGCTCTCGTAGAGGTTGTGACAACAAAGATCCATCCTACCACAATAGGCTCGGGGCCTTTTGCAATGTTCAATGCATATCGTTGGCAATG GATTTTTGGATGCGTTGCCTTTGTAGTTTACATGGCCACAACTTATGCACTTTATGTTCCGGACTGGAGCTTTGTTTTCCATAGAGAAGGTGATGTCAATGATGGAAAGAGATTTGTG GTGAAATGTGGTGTGAGAGGACACTTAGATCCAGCATGCAATGCAGTCGGCTATGTGGACAGAGCAGTCTGGGGAATCAATCATCTTTATACACAACCAGTGTGGATCCGATCTAAG GACTGTTCACAAAGTTCACCTGATATGGGTCCACTTAAAGAAGATGCAGCTTCGTGGTGTCTTGCTCCCTTTGAACCAGAAGGCTTGCTGAG TTCGGTATCAGCCATCCTTTCTGGAACAGTTGGAGTTCATTATGGCCATGTTTTAATCCATTTAAAG GGTCACTCGGAGAGACTTAAGCATTGGTTGCTGACGGGGTTTGGTCTTCTTATTTGTGGCATCACCCTTCACTTCACAAATG CTATTCCTCTCAACAAGCAACTGTATAGCTTTAGTTATGTCTGCTTCACAGCTGGGTCAGCAGGCATTGTTCTCTCAGCATTTTATGTAATG ATTGATGTATGGGGTATCAGAACACCATTCCTGTGGCTGGAGTGGATTGGCATGAATGCAATGCTTGTTTTTGTTATGGCAGCCCAAGGAATCTTCCCTGCATTTGTGAAtggatg GTCCATTGGATCCAAAGGCATGTCTTTGTTAAAGTTTGGCATTCAGAGAGATTGGGGATGCTATTGTATGTGCTATTTGCTGAGATTGTCTTCTGGGCAGTAG
- the LOC103987169 gene encoding leucine-rich repeat receptor protein kinase HPCA1 — MSLQLRYLVLVLILNLWSSCISAETLPDEALALQSLASKWQVGPGNWAGSDPCGSNWVGINCSNSHIIYIVLSGLSISGSLSDEIQNLPELVHLDLSFNPGLGGPIPRTIGNLVKLRRLVLVGCSFSGFIPPELGKLSRLAFLSLNSNKLRGSIPGELGNLSSLIWFDITDNEISGSIPVSDGTNLGLDMLKKCQHFHFGKNNLSGPIPPELFQSNTSVRHVLFDSNKLTGSIPETIGVLDTLEALRLDRNQLTGAVPSNLNNLTKLAELQLSNNQLSGPLPNLTGMDALAYVDLSNNSFDVSDVPPWFSTLPSLTTLMLEFLKVSGQIPASLFGFPQMQKARLRSNLINGTLDLGSQYSKQLTLVDVQDNRVQELYYGGYSNELILEGNPYCDQQGSVSKYCDVAQQSNPAATYSTPMQNCGASVCTSDQEMSPNCICSYPFEGTIVFRFLTFSNTENYTYYQTLERYLYGSFQDNQVPVGSLSLQNPKINLYNYFEVDMWIFPSSKVHFDEPEVVLLANLFSNTTFKAPPGFGPYYFIAKPYPSFAESGSKSKNAGLIAGITVGGLLLASVLAGLIIFAIRRRRRKVKKATEQSLPSGSWYPSQGGSGVPQLKGSRLFSFEELTKCTNNFSEANVLGTGSYGKVYRGALDDGQLIAVKRAQQGSLQGEHEFKTEIEMLSRVHHRNLVGLVGFCFDHNEQILVYEYIPNGSLRDSLSGKSGVHLDWKKRLRIALDAARGLTYLHELANPRIIHRDVKSNNILLDHHLNAKVSDFGLCKPLNDDLKGYITTQVKGTMGYLDPEYYMTQHLTEKSDVYSFGVLLLELVTARKPIERGRFIVREVRNAINKSPDLHDLRELLDPAVCINSTLPGLDRFVELAMKCVEDSSADRPWMSEVAKEIENIMVLAGMNPYIASESNSASFGGERRSHPYQSDVSFDYSGGPYSPKVEPK; from the exons ATGTCTCTGCAACTGAGGTATCTGGTGCTAGTGCTGATCCTAAACCTTTGGAGTTCATGCATTTCAGCAGAAACACTTCCTGATGAAG CTCTTGCTCTACAAAGCCTGGCTAGCAAGTGGCAGGTCGGTCCAGGAAACTGGGCAGGCTCAGATCCTTGTGGCAGTAACTGGGTTGGAATCAACTGTTCCAATTCCCACATCATCTACAT AGTGCTATCTGGGTTGAGCATCAGTGGGAGCCTCTCTGACGAGATCCAGAACCTGCCTGAGTTGGTGCACCT GGACCTCTCATTCAATCCAGGATTGGGTGGACCAATTCCCAGAACCATCGGGAACTTGGTGAAGCTGAGAAGATT GGTCCTTGTTGGTTGCAGCTTCAGTGGCTTCATTCCACCGGAGTTGGGAAAGCTTTCACGTCTGGCGTTTCT ATCTCTGAACTCCAACAAGTTACGTGGATCCATTCCTGGAGAGCTCGGGAATCTGTCATCGTTGATCTGGTTTGATATCACAGACAACGAGATCTCTGGGTCTATCCCTGTCTCCGATGGCACAAACCTTGGCCTGGACATGCTCAAGAAATGCCAGCATTT CCATTTTGGAAAGAACAATTTATCCGGCCCCATCCCACCTGAACTCTTCCAATCAAATACCAGTGTTCGCCATGT GCTCTTTGATAGCAACAAATTGACAGGCAGCATTCCGGAAACCATTGGAGTCCTGGATACTTTGGAAGCTTT GCGGCTTGACAGGAATCAATTGACTGGAGCTGTTCCTTCCAACCTCAATAACCTGACCAAACTTGCAGAACT GCAACTATCAAACAACCAGCTCAGTGGCCCCTTGCCGAACCTTACAGGAATGGATGCGCTTGCCTATGT GGATTTGAGCAACAACTCATTTGATGTATCAGATGTTCCACCTTGGTTCTCCACCTTGCCATCATTGACGACCTT AATGTTGGAGTTCTTGAAGGTTTCAGGGCAAATACCGGCATCTCTTTTCGGCTTTCCCCAAATGCAGAAGGC ACGGCTGAGGAGCAACCTCATCAATGGCACACTGGACCTGGGCAGTCAATACAGCAAGCAGCTTACTCTTGTCGATGTGCAGGACAATAGGGTTCAAGAACTGTATTATGGAGGGTACTCTAATGAACTGAT ACTTGAAGGTAATCCTTACTGCGATCAACAGGGATCAGTAAGCAAGTATTGCGATGTTGCACAGCAATCGAATCCGGCAGCCACGTATTCGACTCCCATGCAAAACTGTGGAGCCAGTGTCTGCACCTCAGATCAGGAGATGAGCCCCAATTGCATCTGTTCATATCCATTTGAGGGCACCATTGTTTTCAGATTCTTGACCTTCTCCAATACAGAGAACTACACATACTATCAGACTCTAGAGAGATATCTTTACGGGTCATTTCAGGACAACCAGGTTCCTGTCGGCTCCCTGTCCCTGCAAAACCCAAAAATAAATCTCTACAATTACTTCGAAGTTGATATGTGGATCTTCCCTTCTAGCAAAGTTCACTTTGATGAGCCTGAGGTTGTTCTACTTGCAAACCTATTCAGCAACACCACTTTCAAGGCTCCTCCTGGTTTTGGGCCTTATTATTTCATTGCCAAACCATATCCAAGTTTTGCTG AATCAGGTTCGAAATCGAAAAATGCAGGTTTGATAGCAGGAATTACAGTTGGAGGATTGCTTCTTGCCTCTGTGCTAGCAGGTTTGATCATTTTCGCAATTCGACGACGACGAAGAAAGGTTAAGAAGGCCACAGAACAAAGTCTGCCTTCTG GATCATGGTATCCTAGCCAAGGTGGCAGTGGCGTCCCACAGCTGAAAGGATCAAGATTGTTTTCGTTTGAAGAACTAACCAAGTGCACGAACAACTTCTCAGAAGCGAATGTGCTCGGGACCGGAAGCTATGGAAAA GTCTACCGAGGAGCACTGGATGATGGGCAACTGATTGCTGTAAAGAGAGCTCAACAAGGATCTTTGCAGGGTGAACATGAATTCAAGACTGAGATAGAGATGTTGAGCAGAGTCCATCACAGGAACCTTGTGGGCCTTGTTGGCTTCTGCTTCGACCACAATGAACAGATACTGGTGTATGAGTACATCCCTAATGGCTCGCTAAGAGATAGTCTTTCAG GGAAATCTGGAGTTCACTTGGATTGGAAGAAGAGACTACGAATAGCACTCGATGCAGCCAGAGGTCTCACCTACCTGCATGAGCTCGCAAACCCCAGAATAATCCATAGGGATGTCAAGTCCAACAACATCCTTCTCGACCACCATCTCAACGCAAAGGTTTCTGATTTCGGTCTCTGCAAACCACTGAACGACGACTTGAAAGGCTACATCACCACGCAAGTAAAAGGCACGATG GGATACTTGGATCCTGAGTACTACATGACCCAGCACTTGACGGAGAAGAgcgacgtgtacagcttcggcGTTCTGCTGTTGGAGCTTGTGACGGCGAGGAAGCCGATAGAGCGTGGGAGATTCATCGTGAGGGAGGTGAGGAACGCCATCAACAAGTCGCCGGACCTGCACGACCTCCGTGAGCTTCTCGATCCTGCCGTCTGCATTAACAGCACGCTGCCGGGACTCGATCGATTCGTGGAGTTGGCGATGAAGTGCGTGGAGGATTCGAGCGCCGACCGGCCATGGATGAGCGAGGTGGCGAAGGAGATCGAGAACATCATGGTGTTGGCCGGCATGAACCCGTACATTGCATCTGAATCAAACTCTGCAAGCTTCGGAGGGGAACGCAGGAGCCATCCTTACCAAAGTGATGTTTCCTTTGACTACAGCGGCGGGCCGTACTCACCAAAAGTGGAGCCCAAATGA
- the LOC135640107 gene encoding ABC transporter B family member 29, chloroplastic-like: MLLRSAVAPPSCHPLLSTSLFYGPSRTLTLTRTTPRRFPSLLSSSIAPSQPLPLLAVAASRESHPRIITLPFPFSSPLFQIAPFLRVEWEAVLKGWLCSIVAVSCLCRAVPKLGYLPSLLADIRSPLVLREGAVLAALACARSAAAYLQQAYLLEASTRSVWRLRVHVFDRVLQRDMAFFEGKDAILAGDVAYRMTAEAADVSDALHALLNTTVPNALQLVAMATQMVAVSPLLSLLTALAIPCVLLAIAYLGEILRKISKKTNLSSARLSAYLNEVLPSMLVVKANVGEPKESLRFQRLAYDNLVYQLKKKKMKALIPQLVQALYVGGLLVLCAGSVVVSRNSCDCSSFLSFVTALTLLIEPIKGVGKAYNELKQGEPAIERLLDLTRFKPKVTEKSDAIDLGYVDGDIKFCGVSFRYGDDMPYILDGLNLHIRPGERVALVGPSGGGKTTLSKLLLRLYDPQCGSILVDNHNIQDIKLRSLRKHIAIVSQESMLFSGTVAENIGYRDLTGQINQENVENAARIANADEFIAKLAKGYATNIGQGGSRLSGGQKQRIAIARALYQEASILILDEATSALDSRSELLVRQALEHLMANHTVLIIAHRLETVQMADRVLVLDRGKLTEVSKSSFLGRGSHCDSHALNEHII; the protein is encoded by the exons ATGCTTCTCCGTTCCGCCGTCGCTCCGCCGTCTTGTCACCCTCTTCTCTCCACTTCCCTCTTCTACGGCCCTTccagaaccctaaccctaacccgaaCAACGCCTCGTCGCTTCCCTTCCCTACTCTCATCTTCCATTGCCCCTTCCCAGCCCTTGCCTCTCTTGGCCGTCGCCGCCTCACGCGAGTCCCATCCACGGATCATTACCCTCccctttcccttctcctccccgctcTTCCAGATCGCGCCCTTTCTCCGTGTCGAGTGGGAGGCTGTCCTGAAGGGATGGCTCTGCAGCATCGTCGCCGTCAGCTGCCTCTGCCGCGCCGTTCCCAAACTCGGCTACCTGCCATCCCTCCTGGCTGACATCCGCTCCCCGCTGGTGCTCCGAGAGGGGGCCGTTCTCGCCGCGCTGGCCTGCGCACGCTCCGCCGCTGCCTACCTGCAGCAGGCGTACCTGTTGGAAGCCTCTACGCGGTCCGTGTGGAGGCTCAGGGTTCACGTCTTCGATCGGGTGCTTCAAAGAGACATGGCGTTCTTCGAGGGCAAGGATGCCATTCTGGCAGGGGATGTCGCATATAGGATGACCGCCGAGGCGGCCGATGTTTCCGATGCTCTGCATGCCCTCTTGAAT ACTACGGTGCCGAACGCTTTGCAATTGGTGGCAATGGCTACTCAGATGGTGGCTGTCAGCCCATTGCTTTCGCTTTTAACGGCATTG GCCATTCCATGTGTGTTGCTTGCCATCGCATATCTCGGTGAGATCCTTCGGAAGATATCTAAGAAAACAAACTTGTCCTCCGCTAGACTCTCGGCCTACCTAAATGAg GTACTTCCATCGAtgcttgttgtaaaggccaatgtTGGAGAACCAAAGGAGAGCTTGCGATTTCAGAGGCTTGCCTATGATAATCTGGTATAtcaactgaagaagaagaaaatgaaagcaCTCATACCTCAACTTGTGCAAGCCTTATATGTAGGAGGGCTGCTAGTTCTTTGTGCTGGTTCGGTGGTAGTCTCCAGGAATTCCTGTGACTGTTCGAGTTTTCTCTCATTTGTAACGGCACTGACACTTCTCATTGAGCCTATTAAG GGTGTGGGGAAAGCATACAATGAACTGAAGCAAGGAGAGCCAGCAATAGAACGCCTGTTGGATCTGACAAGGTTCAAACCCAAG GTGACCGAGAAATCAGATGCTATTGATTTGGGCTATGTCGATGGAGACATAAAGTTCTGTGGTGTTTCATTTAGATATGGAGATGACATGCCATATATCCTTGATGGACTGAATCTCCACATAAGACCAGGGGAGCGGGTTGCACTCGTTGGGCCATCTGGAGGAGGAAAGACAACTCTCAGCAAACTGCTCCTTCGCCTATATGATCCTCAATGTG GGTCTATTCTTGTGGACAATCACAACATTCAAGATATCAAATTGAGAAGTTTGAGAAAACACATTGCTATTGTGTCACAGGAATCA ATGCTCTTTTCAGGAACAGTGGCTGAAAATATTGGCTATAGGGATTTAACAGGACAAATCAACCAGGAGAATGTTGAAAATGCTGCTAGGATTGCTAATGCTGATGAATTCATTGCAAAACTTGCAAAAGGCTATGCAACTAATATTGGACAAGGCGGCTCTCGTCTTAGTGGAGGTCAAAAACAGAG GATAGCCATTGCAAGAGCACTGTATCAGGAAGCATCAATACTAATTTTGGATGAAGCAACTTCCGCTTTGGATAGTAGGTCTGAGCTGCTTGTCAGACAAGCCTTGGAGCATTTAATGGCAAATCACACT GTTTTGATAATTGCGCATCGGCTGGAGACAGTTCAAATGGCAGATAGAGTTCTTGTGTTGGATAGAGGCAAGCTGACAGAGGTCTCAAAGTCATCTTTCCTTGGACGAGGTAGTCACTGCGACTCGCATGCATTGAACGAGCACATTATTTGA
- the LOC103988271 gene encoding small ribosomal subunit protein uS11y, whose product MSGRRKTREPKEENVTLGPAVREGEQVFGVAHIFASFNDTFIVAHLSGRETLVRIIGVMKVKADRDESSPYAAMLAAQDVAQRCKELGITALHIKLRATGGNKTKTPGPGAQSALRALARFGMKIGRIEDVTPIPTDSSTSRKGGRRGRL is encoded by the exons ATG TCTGGAAGAAGGAAGACTAGGGAGCCGAAGGAGGAAAATGTGACGCTTGGGCCAGCTGTGAGGGAAGGAGAGCAAGTATTCGGGGTTGCTCATATCTTTGCATCATTCAATGACACTTTCATTGTGG CACATTTATCGGGGAGGGAAACACTCGTTCGTATTATAG GTGTTATGAAGGTCAAAGCTGACAGGGATGAATCATCTCCATATGCAGCCATGCTTGCAGCACAAGATGTTGCACAGAGATGCAAG GAACTTGGGATCACTGCTTTACATATTAAGCTGCGAGCTACTGGTGGGAATAAGACAAAGACACCTGGTCCTGGTGCTCAATCTGCTCTTAGGGCCCTTGCTCGCTTTGGCATGAAAATTGGCCGCATTG AGGATGTAACTCCCATCCCTACAGACAGCAGCACCAGCAGAAAGGGCGGAAGAAGAGGGAGACTGTAG
- the LOC135641563 gene encoding protein S40-7-like yields METFRSQRSLLADRFLGLFAAPTRPSAPAGDELHEDDVFWIGSEASPCDPIRDGSTRPVPPAVVGTRKPSRSLSALPGAGPCHISLLSSGILAALSEDDEKLHPFVHRKAAVAPSPPSAEASPVTSARMIPVTSKKNLNCSLSMPAGKIYQQSAPVNVPAVPPKVKKGWEEFQIEGVDGDGDEYEMLPPHEIVARAWGNGPSMIPFSVLEGVGRTLKGRDLRRVRNAVLQKTGFLD; encoded by the coding sequence ATGGAGACATTCCGCTCCCAGCGATCCCTCCTCGCCGACCGCTTCCTCGGCCTCTTCGCCGCACCTACCCGGCCCTCCGCCCCGGCCGGGGACGAGCTCCATGAGGACGACGTCTTCTGGATTGGCTCCGAGGCCTCCCCCTGCGACCCGATCCGCGACGGCTCCACCAGACCCGTCCCTCCCGCCGTCGTGGGGACCCGGAAACCTAGCCGTTCCCTCTCCGCCCTCCCCGGCGCCGGACCATGCCACATCTCCCTCCTGAGCTCCGGCATCCTCGCCGCCCTCTCGGAGGACGACGAGAAGCTGCATCCGTTTGTCCACCGGAAGGCCGCCGTCGCTCCGTCCCCGCCCTCGGCTGAAGCGTCCCCTGTGACCTCCGCCCGGATGATCCCGGTGACCTCCAAGAAGAATTTGAATTGCTCGTTGTCGATGCCCGCCGGGAAGATCTACCAGCAGTCAGCGCCGGTCAACGTGCCTGCCGTGCCGCCGAAGGTGAAGAAAGGCTGGGAAGAGTTCCAGATAGAGGGAGTGGACGGAGACGGGGACGAGTACGAGATGCTTCCGCCGCACGAGATCGTGGCGAGGGCTTGGGGGAATGGACCGTCGATGATCCCATTCTCGGTGTTGGAGGGAGTCGGGAGGACGCTCAAGGGGAGGGATCTGCGCCGGGTTCGCAATGCTGTGCTGCAAAAGACAGGTTTTCTTGATTGA